One part of the Streptomyces sp. NBC_00286 genome encodes these proteins:
- the groL gene encoding chaperonin GroEL (60 kDa chaperone family; promotes refolding of misfolded polypeptides especially under stressful conditions; forms two stacked rings of heptamers to form a barrel-shaped 14mer; ends can be capped by GroES; misfolded proteins enter the barrel where they are refolded when GroES binds), whose translation MAKIIAFDEEARRGLERGMNQLADAVKVTLGPKGRNVVLEKKWGAPTITNDGVSIAKEIELEDPYEKIGAELVKEVAKKTDDVAGDGTTTATVLAQALVKEGLRNVAAGANPMALKRGIEKAVEAVSGALLDQAKDVETKEQIASTASISAADTQIGELIAEAMDKVGKEGVITVEESQTFGLELELTEGMRFDKGYISAYFATDMERMEAVLDDPYILIANSKISAVKDLLPLLEKVMQSGKPLLIIAEDVEGEALSTLVVNKIRGTFKSVAVKAPGFGDRRKAMLGDIAILTGGEVISEEVGLKLENATLDLLGRARKVVITKDETTIVDGAGDTEQVGGRVNQIRAEIENSDSDYDREKLQERLAKLAGGVAVIKAGAATEVELKERKHRIEDAVRNAKAAVEEGIVAGGGVALLQAATVFEKLELEGDEATGANAVKLALEAPLKQIAVNGGLEGGVVVEKVRNLQVGHGLNAATGEYVDMIAEGIIDPAKVTRSALQNAASIAALFLTTEAVIADKPEKAGAAPAGGGMPGGDMDF comes from the coding sequence ATGGCCAAGATCATCGCGTTCGACGAGGAGGCGCGGCGAGGCCTCGAGCGCGGCATGAACCAGCTCGCGGACGCCGTAAAGGTGACACTCGGCCCCAAGGGCCGCAACGTCGTCCTCGAGAAGAAGTGGGGCGCCCCCACGATCACCAACGACGGTGTCTCCATCGCCAAGGAGATCGAGCTCGAGGACCCGTACGAGAAGATCGGCGCCGAGCTGGTCAAGGAGGTCGCGAAGAAGACGGACGACGTCGCCGGTGACGGCACGACGACCGCGACCGTCCTGGCCCAGGCGCTGGTCAAGGAAGGCCTCCGCAACGTCGCCGCCGGTGCCAACCCCATGGCTCTGAAGCGCGGTATCGAGAAGGCCGTCGAGGCGGTCTCCGGTGCCCTGCTCGACCAGGCCAAGGACGTGGAGACCAAGGAGCAGATCGCTTCGACCGCCTCCATCTCCGCCGCCGACACCCAGATCGGCGAGCTCATCGCCGAGGCCATGGACAAGGTCGGCAAGGAAGGCGTCATCACCGTCGAGGAGTCCCAGACCTTCGGTCTGGAGCTGGAGCTCACCGAGGGTATGCGCTTCGACAAGGGCTACATCTCGGCGTACTTCGCCACCGACATGGAGCGTATGGAGGCCGTCCTCGACGACCCGTACATCCTTATCGCCAACTCGAAGATTTCCGCGGTCAAGGACCTGCTGCCGCTCCTCGAGAAGGTCATGCAGTCCGGCAAGCCGCTGCTGATCATCGCCGAGGACGTCGAGGGCGAGGCCCTGTCGACCCTGGTCGTCAACAAGATCCGCGGCACCTTCAAGTCCGTCGCCGTCAAGGCTCCGGGCTTCGGTGACCGCCGTAAGGCCATGCTCGGCGACATCGCCATCCTCACGGGCGGCGAGGTCATCTCCGAGGAGGTCGGCCTCAAGCTGGAGAACGCGACCCTGGACCTCCTGGGCCGCGCCCGCAAGGTCGTCATCACCAAGGACGAGACCACGATCGTCGACGGTGCCGGCGACACCGAGCAGGTCGGCGGCCGGGTCAACCAGATCCGCGCCGAGATCGAGAACTCCGACTCGGACTACGACCGCGAGAAGCTCCAGGAGCGCCTGGCGAAGCTGGCCGGCGGCGTGGCCGTCATCAAGGCCGGTGCCGCCACCGAGGTCGAGCTCAAGGAGCGCAAGCACCGTATCGAGGACGCCGTTCGCAACGCGAAGGCCGCCGTCGAGGAGGGCATCGTCGCCGGTGGTGGCGTGGCCCTGCTCCAGGCCGCCACGGTCTTCGAGAAGCTGGAGCTCGAGGGTGACGAGGCGACCGGCGCCAACGCCGTGAAGCTCGCCCTGGAGGCCCCGCTCAAGCAGATCGCCGTCAACGGTGGTCTCGAGGGTGGCGTCGTCGTGGAGAAGGTCCGCAACCTTCAGGTCGGCCACGGTCTGAACGCCGCGACCGGCGAGTACGTCGACATGATCGCCGAGGGCATCATCGACCCGGCGAAGGTCACGCGTTCCGCCCTGCAGAACGCCGCGTCCATCGCCGCGCTGTTCCTCACCACCGAGGCCGTCATCGCCGACAAGCCGGAGAAGGCGGGCGCCGCCCCGGCCGGCGGCGGCATGCCAGGCGGTGACATGGACTTCTGA
- a CDS encoding Scr1 family TA system antitoxin-like transcriptional regulator: MDGPLKLMEFDDAPPLSFVEAPDMGKLLDDPATVARHTLMFNLLVTPRPHDRSAQWQTAGGRGRWDAEM; this comes from the coding sequence ATGGACGGCCCCCTGAAACTCATGGAGTTCGACGACGCGCCCCCGCTCTCCTTCGTGGAAGCACCGGACATGGGCAAGCTGCTGGACGACCCCGCCACGGTCGCCCGCCACACGCTGATGTTCAACCTCCTCGTCACGCCTCGCCCGCACGACAGGTCGGCTCAATGGCAGACAGCCGGTGGGCGGGGTAGGTGGGATGCAGAAATGTGA
- the thrC gene encoding threonine synthase, producing MAAQTVASTTNADTSADSANSTASTDSVDLGPAAALSCRECGHRVPLGPVFACEECFGPLEIAYDFSAYDTEELRKRIEAGPANIWRYAPLLPVPADVATKPNINPGWTKLVKADNLARELGVDPGKLFVKDDSGNPTHSFKDRVVAQAIEAARAFNFTTLSCSSTGNLAGAVGAAAARAGFRSCVFIPHDLEQGKVVMAAVYGGELVGIEGNYDDVNRFCSELIGDPAGEGWGFVNVNLRPYYAEGSKTLAYEICEQLGWQLPDQLVVPIASGSQLTKIDKGLQELIKLGLVEDKPYKIFGAQAEGCSPVSVAYKAGHEVVRPQKPDTIAKSLAIGNPADGPYVLDIARRTGGAVEDVNDEQIVDAIKLLARTEGIFAETAGGVTVGVARKLIENGVLDPALTTVVLNTGDGLKTLDAVAGTGLTATIRPSLDSFREAGLA from the coding sequence ATGGCTGCGCAGACAGTTGCAAGCACCACGAACGCTGACACCTCCGCCGACTCGGCGAACTCCACGGCCTCCACGGACTCTGTAGACCTCGGCCCCGCCGCCGCGCTCTCCTGCCGCGAATGCGGGCACCGCGTCCCGCTCGGCCCCGTCTTCGCCTGCGAGGAGTGTTTCGGCCCGCTGGAGATCGCGTACGACTTCTCGGCATACGACACCGAGGAACTCCGTAAGCGCATCGAAGCGGGCCCCGCGAACATCTGGCGGTACGCGCCTCTCCTGCCCGTCCCCGCGGACGTGGCCACGAAGCCGAACATCAACCCCGGCTGGACCAAGCTCGTCAAGGCCGACAACCTCGCGCGCGAACTGGGCGTCGACCCCGGCAAGCTCTTCGTGAAGGACGACTCCGGCAACCCGACGCACTCCTTCAAGGACCGCGTCGTCGCCCAGGCCATCGAGGCCGCCCGTGCCTTCAACTTCACGACCCTCTCCTGCTCCTCCACGGGCAACCTCGCCGGGGCCGTCGGCGCCGCCGCCGCCCGCGCCGGCTTCCGCTCCTGCGTGTTCATCCCGCACGACCTGGAGCAGGGCAAGGTCGTCATGGCCGCGGTCTACGGCGGCGAACTCGTCGGCATCGAGGGCAACTACGACGACGTGAACCGCTTCTGCTCCGAGCTGATCGGCGACCCGGCCGGCGAGGGCTGGGGCTTCGTCAACGTCAACCTGCGCCCGTACTACGCCGAGGGCTCCAAGACCCTCGCGTACGAGATCTGCGAGCAGCTCGGCTGGCAGCTCCCCGACCAGCTGGTGGTGCCCATCGCCTCCGGCTCGCAGCTCACGAAGATCGACAAGGGTCTGCAGGAGCTGATCAAGCTCGGGCTCGTCGAGGACAAGCCGTACAAGATCTTCGGCGCCCAGGCCGAAGGGTGCTCGCCGGTGTCCGTCGCCTACAAGGCGGGCCATGAGGTCGTACGGCCCCAGAAGCCGGACACGATCGCGAAGTCGCTCGCGATCGGTAACCCTGCCGATGGTCCGTACGTGCTGGACATCGCGCGTCGTACCGGGGGTGCCGTCGAGGACGTCAACGACGAGCAGATCGTGGACGCGATCAAGCTGCTGGCGCGGACCGAGGGGATCTTCGCGGAGACCGCCGGTGGTGTGACGGTGGGGGTTGCGCGCAAGCTGATCGAGAACGGTGTGCTGGATCCGGCGCTGACCACGGTCGTCCTGAACACGGGTGACGGTCTGAAGACCCTCGACGCCGTGGCCGGCACGGGTCTTACCGCGACGATCCGGCCCAGCCTCGACTCGTTCCGAGAGGCCGGCCTCGCGTAG
- a CDS encoding MoaD/ThiS family protein: MSVNVRIPTILRTYTGGKAEVAAEGSTLAEVIADLEKNHTGIAARVLDDQGKLRRFVNVYVNDDDVRFEQGLETATPDGAGVSIIPAVAGG; encoded by the coding sequence ATGAGCGTCAACGTTCGCATCCCCACCATCCTTCGCACCTACACCGGCGGCAAGGCCGAGGTCGCCGCCGAAGGGTCGACCCTCGCCGAGGTCATCGCCGACCTGGAGAAGAACCACACCGGTATCGCGGCGCGCGTCCTGGACGACCAGGGCAAGCTGCGGCGGTTCGTCAACGTGTACGTGAACGATGACGATGTGCGGTTCGAGCAGGGGCTGGAGACGGCGACGCCCGACGGGGCCGGCGTCTCGATCATTCCGGCCGTTGCCGGAGGCTGA
- a CDS encoding cold-shock protein, translating to MAQGTVKWFNAEKGYGFIAVDGGADVFVHYSAIQMDGYRTLEEGQRVEFEISQGQKGPQADMVRVAG from the coding sequence ATGGCTCAGGGCACCGTCAAGTGGTTCAACGCGGAGAAGGGGTACGGCTTCATCGCGGTCGACGGTGGTGCGGATGTATTCGTCCACTACAGCGCGATTCAGATGGACGGCTACCGCACCCTGGAGGAAGGTCAGCGAGTTGAGTTCGAAATCTCGCAGGGCCAGAAGGGGCCGCAGGCGGACATGGTCCGCGTGGCCGGCTGA
- a CDS encoding type II toxin-antitoxin system VapB family antitoxin yields the protein MIDIDDVLVAEAAEILGTTTERATVNAAPAELVAVAKRRRFMEMLDEGIFDDLADPEVMAGAWR from the coding sequence ATGATCGACATCGATGACGTACTCGTCGCTGAAGCCGCCGAGATACTGGGCACGACGACCGAGCGGGCCACGGTCAACGCGGCGCCGGCCGAACTCGTGGCGGTGGCCAAGCGGCGGCGGTTCATGGAGATGCTGGACGAGGGGATCTTTGACGACCTCGCCGACCCGGAAGTGATGGCGGGCGCGTGGCGGTAG
- the murQ gene encoding N-acetylmuramic acid 6-phosphate etherase has translation MTSPADASSPFRDVRDELETLTTEAFRPELARIDQLPTLEIAKIMNGEDATVPTAVAAQLPRIAAAIDAIADRMAHGGRLVYAGAGTAGRLGVLDASECPPTFNTDPSEVVGLIAGGPDATVNSIEGAEDSKELAAEDLDALGITAADTVVGVSASGRTPYAIGAVEHARALGALTVGLSCNADSALAAAADHGIEVVVGPELLTGSTRLKAGTAQKLVLNMLSTITMIRLGKTYGNLMVDVRASNDKLRARSRRIVALATGAPDDQIEAALSAADGETKNAILVILADVDATTAARLLTEANGHLRAALQAALASG, from the coding sequence ATGACCTCCCCCGCCGACGCCTCCTCCCCCTTCCGTGATGTACGGGACGAGTTGGAGACCCTGACCACCGAGGCGTTCCGTCCCGAGCTCGCTCGGATCGACCAACTGCCCACCCTTGAGATCGCGAAGATCATGAACGGGGAGGACGCGACCGTACCCACCGCCGTCGCCGCGCAGCTCCCGCGGATCGCCGCCGCGATCGACGCCATCGCGGACCGTATGGCGCACGGCGGACGTCTGGTCTACGCGGGCGCGGGCACTGCGGGCCGGCTCGGCGTGCTCGACGCGTCCGAGTGCCCGCCCACGTTCAACACGGATCCCTCCGAGGTCGTCGGCCTGATCGCAGGCGGCCCGGACGCCACGGTCAACTCGATCGAGGGCGCCGAGGACTCCAAGGAGCTGGCGGCCGAGGACCTGGACGCGCTGGGCATCACCGCCGCGGACACGGTGGTCGGTGTCTCGGCCTCGGGCCGGACGCCGTACGCGATCGGCGCGGTGGAACACGCGCGCGCCCTCGGCGCCCTGACCGTCGGCCTGTCCTGCAACGCGGACAGCGCACTCGCGGCAGCGGCCGACCACGGCATCGAGGTCGTCGTGGGCCCCGAGCTGCTGACCGGCTCGACGCGCCTGAAGGCGGGCACGGCCCAGAAGCTGGTCCTCAACATGCTCTCTACGATCACGATGATCCGCCTGGGCAAGACGTACGGGAACCTGATGGTCGACGTACGGGCCTCGAACGACAAGCTCCGGGCCCGTTCGCGCCGTATCGTCGCGCTGGCCACGGGGGCGCCGGACGACCAGATCGAGGCGGCCCTGAGCGCGGCCGACGGCGAGACGAAGAACGCGATCCTCGTCATCCTCGCCGACGTCGACGCCACGACCGCCGCCCGCCTGCTCACCGAGGCGAACGGTCACCTCCGGGCCGCTCTGCAGGCGGCCCTGGCGAGCGGCTGA
- a CDS encoding PIN domain nuclease: MAVAKYLVDKSVWARAKQPAVRAVLGPLVDRGLVATCAVVDLEILYSARDAESHAEGRSVRQGFELLPLTDDIGQRATEVQALLAEKGHHTCASVQDLLIAATAERHGVTVMHYDADFDAIAQITGQPTEWVVERGSVP; the protein is encoded by the coding sequence GTGGCGGTAGCGAAATACCTGGTCGACAAGAGCGTATGGGCCCGGGCCAAGCAACCCGCGGTCCGGGCTGTCCTCGGGCCCCTTGTCGACAGAGGGCTCGTCGCCACATGCGCTGTGGTCGACCTGGAGATTCTGTACAGCGCCCGAGATGCCGAGAGCCACGCCGAGGGGCGCTCGGTCCGTCAAGGGTTCGAGTTGCTGCCGCTGACCGATGACATCGGTCAGCGTGCCACTGAGGTCCAGGCACTGCTGGCAGAAAAGGGACACCATACGTGTGCCTCTGTTCAGGACTTACTGATCGCCGCTACGGCCGAGCGGCACGGCGTGACCGTGATGCACTACGACGCGGACTTCGACGCCATTGCCCAGATCACGGGGCAACCCACCGAGTGGGTCGTGGAGCGCGGCTCCGTGCCGTAA